The following proteins are co-located in the Lacticaseibacillus paracasei subsp. paracasei genome:
- a CDS encoding ABC transporter ATP-binding protein, with protein sequence MLEVKHLVVNYGGIQAVKDVSFSVQTGEIVALIGANGAGKSTILKTISGLLRPRSGIIDYEGQKINGMAAAKIVKQGISQVPEGRHIFAGLTVAENLQMGAFGLKDKQAAGEQITMVYDRFPVLKERQHQDAATLSGGEQQMLAMGRALMAKPKLLLLDEPSMGLAPIFIQEIFDIITKINAQGTTVLLIEQNARQALAIADRGYVLDSGTVKLTGTGEELLADPAVQATYLGMQVP encoded by the coding sequence ATGCTTGAGGTTAAACATCTCGTTGTGAACTATGGTGGCATTCAAGCTGTCAAAGACGTCAGCTTTAGCGTTCAAACAGGTGAGATTGTCGCCTTGATTGGCGCAAATGGTGCTGGTAAAAGTACGATTCTCAAAACAATCTCCGGTTTGTTGCGACCACGTTCCGGTATCATTGACTATGAAGGGCAGAAAATCAATGGCATGGCGGCAGCCAAAATTGTGAAGCAAGGCATCTCGCAAGTGCCGGAAGGTCGACATATTTTTGCTGGTTTGACGGTAGCCGAAAACCTGCAAATGGGTGCGTTTGGACTGAAGGATAAGCAAGCTGCTGGCGAACAAATAACGATGGTCTATGATCGTTTTCCGGTGTTGAAGGAGCGGCAACATCAAGATGCCGCAACACTTTCCGGTGGTGAACAGCAGATGTTAGCCATGGGGCGAGCTTTGATGGCAAAGCCCAAATTGCTGTTACTCGATGAGCCTTCGATGGGCTTGGCGCCGATTTTCATTCAAGAGATTTTTGACATTATCACGAAAATCAACGCGCAGGGAACAACAGTGTTGCTGATTGAGCAAAATGCACGCCAAGCGTTGGCCATCGCCGATCGCGGTTACGTTTTGGACAGCGGCACGGTCAAGCTGACCGGGACAGGCGAAGAGCTGCTTGCCGATCCGGCTGTGCAGGCAACTTATCTGGGGATGCAAGTGCCTTAG
- a CDS encoding ABC transporter ATP-binding protein: MTQQLVIDHVSKVFGGLKAVADVTMTIEQGTLIALIGPNGAGKTTLFNMLTGESGPSSGTITLYTADGPVDITKKKAYQVAKLGVARTFQNIRLFGAMTVKENVLVARTHLYRESFIGTMLRLPQFYQQEAAVATAADELLDFFELADVADEPTASLPYGTQRRVEIVRAVATKPQLLFLDEPAAGMNPEETADLGRLITRIREHFGITVVLIEHDMSLVMKLAESIYVLDHGAMIASGTPNEIQTNAQVISAYLGGENHA, encoded by the coding sequence ATGACGCAACAATTGGTAATTGATCACGTCAGTAAAGTTTTTGGCGGTTTAAAAGCCGTCGCGGATGTCACAATGACGATCGAACAAGGGACACTGATTGCCTTGATCGGGCCAAATGGCGCTGGGAAAACAACATTGTTCAATATGTTGACTGGCGAATCTGGGCCGTCGTCTGGCACGATTACCTTGTATACGGCTGATGGACCAGTTGATATTACGAAAAAGAAAGCCTATCAGGTGGCGAAGCTCGGTGTTGCTCGAACTTTTCAAAATATTCGCTTGTTTGGCGCCATGACGGTCAAAGAAAATGTTTTAGTGGCCAGGACACATCTTTATCGTGAAAGTTTCATTGGCACGATGCTGCGGTTGCCGCAGTTTTATCAACAGGAGGCAGCCGTAGCAACTGCAGCCGACGAATTGTTAGATTTTTTTGAGCTTGCTGATGTGGCCGATGAACCGACTGCTAGTTTGCCATATGGTACGCAACGGCGGGTGGAGATAGTGCGGGCAGTGGCCACGAAGCCGCAACTGCTGTTTCTGGATGAACCAGCTGCCGGGATGAATCCAGAAGAAACGGCAGATCTGGGGCGTTTGATTACTCGGATTCGTGAGCATTTTGGCATCACGGTGGTTTTGATTGAACATGACATGTCGCTGGTGATGAAATTGGCTGAGTCAATTTATGTACTCGACCATGGCGCCATGATTGCTTCTGGAACCCCTAATGAGATTCAAACTAACGCGCAGGTCATTAGTGCTTATCTGGGAGGTGAAAACCATGCTTGA
- a CDS encoding branched-chain amino acid ABC transporter permease, translated as MQTLMQQIINGLSLGSIYALLALGYTMVYGIIKLINFAHGDIYMLGAFWGYYAINYLHFSFVPALLSAMVMAALSGVLIEYLAYRPLRNSPRIAALITAIGVSFFLENGMSFLFGANARNFPQVITTKTYQILGVDVSNVQLLILFTSLVLMVMLQFIIKQTTMGKAMRAVAVDPEAAQLVGINPDHVISFTFALGSALAGAAGVMIGLYYNSIDPLMGMVPGIKAFVAAVVGGIGSVPGAAVGGFLIGLLETGVQAVGLSAYKDAAVYLVLIIMLVVLPAGLFGKRQREKV; from the coding sequence TTGCAAACCTTGATGCAACAAATCATTAATGGACTCTCACTTGGCAGTATTTACGCTTTACTCGCGCTAGGTTATACCATGGTTTATGGGATCATCAAGCTGATTAACTTTGCCCATGGTGATATCTATATGCTCGGCGCGTTTTGGGGCTATTATGCGATTAATTACCTGCACTTCAGTTTTGTTCCAGCATTGTTGTCGGCGATGGTGATGGCTGCGCTCTCAGGCGTCTTGATTGAATACTTGGCGTATCGTCCGTTGCGAAATTCACCGCGAATTGCGGCGTTAATCACTGCCATTGGCGTTTCCTTTTTCCTAGAAAATGGCATGTCGTTTCTATTCGGTGCTAATGCCCGGAACTTTCCACAGGTCATCACCACTAAAACCTACCAGATACTAGGGGTCGATGTTTCAAATGTGCAACTGCTTATTTTGTTCACATCCTTGGTACTGATGGTAATGCTGCAGTTCATTATCAAGCAAACAACGATGGGCAAGGCGATGCGGGCGGTGGCAGTTGATCCAGAAGCCGCTCAACTGGTGGGGATCAATCCCGATCACGTCATTTCCTTCACCTTCGCATTAGGATCAGCACTGGCTGGTGCAGCGGGTGTCATGATCGGCTTGTATTACAATTCGATTGATCCATTAATGGGAATGGTGCCGGGAATCAAAGCGTTTGTCGCCGCGGTTGTTGGTGGGATCGGATCGGTCCCAGGAGCGGCTGTAGGGGGCTTCTTGATTGGCTTGCTAGAAACTGGTGTTCAGGCTGTGGGCTTATCGGCCTACAAAGATGCGGCGGTTTACCTTGTTTTGATCATCATGCTGGTCGTGTTACCTGCTGGATTATTCGGCAAACGTCAACGGGAGAAGGTGTGA
- a CDS encoding branched-chain amino acid ABC transporter permease, with amino-acid sequence MFKNMRSKLIWLATMIAGFVLIDIGELTGVINGFIENALVTIGINIILAVGLNLIIGFSGQFSLGHAGFMAIGAYATAIITQNISTPLGFYLAMLVGMIVAIIAALIVGIPTLRLRGDYLAIATMGAAEIIRVIINNLKITNGPAGMFNIPPLASWPTVYILMCVTTVIVVNFIHSRAGRAVMAIRDDDIAAESIGINPTKWKLAAFVLGAATAAIGGSLHASYLQTIAPGDFGIMNSIALLIIVVLGGVGSITGTFVAAVVLGIIDTVLQNFGTLRMVIYALALILLMVFKPAGLLGHYELSFKRKRQIRKGAAS; translated from the coding sequence ATGTTTAAAAATATGCGCAGTAAGCTCATTTGGCTCGCGACGATGATTGCTGGCTTTGTCTTGATCGACATTGGTGAATTAACCGGCGTCATTAACGGGTTTATCGAAAATGCGCTGGTCACAATCGGCATTAACATTATTTTGGCAGTCGGTTTGAATCTTATTATCGGATTTTCCGGTCAGTTTTCGCTTGGTCATGCTGGCTTCATGGCGATTGGCGCTTATGCCACGGCGATCATCACACAAAACATCTCAACGCCGCTTGGGTTTTACCTTGCTATGCTGGTCGGCATGATCGTTGCGATCATTGCCGCTTTGATTGTCGGAATCCCCACGTTGCGGCTGCGAGGTGACTATTTAGCGATTGCCACGATGGGCGCCGCCGAGATTATCCGAGTCATTATTAATAATTTGAAAATCACCAATGGCCCTGCTGGTATGTTTAATATTCCGCCTTTGGCTTCGTGGCCAACGGTCTATATCTTAATGTGTGTCACTACTGTGATCGTTGTGAACTTCATTCACAGTCGGGCGGGCCGCGCGGTGATGGCCATTCGTGATGATGACATTGCCGCTGAGTCGATTGGCATCAATCCGACCAAATGGAAACTGGCAGCTTTCGTGCTCGGCGCTGCCACGGCAGCCATTGGCGGTTCACTCCATGCGAGTTACTTGCAAACGATTGCTCCCGGAGATTTTGGCATCATGAATTCGATTGCTTTGCTGATTATCGTCGTTTTAGGCGGGGTCGGTAGTATCACTGGCACTTTTGTCGCGGCGGTTGTGTTGGGCATCATCGATACAGTGCTGCAGAACTTTGGCACTTTGCGAATGGTTATCTATGCGCTGGCACTCATTTTGCTAATGGTTTTCAAACCAGCTGGCTTATTAGGCCATTATGAGTTGTCGTTCAAGCGCAAGCGCCAGATTCGGAAAGGAGCAGCATCATGA
- a CDS encoding thioredoxin family protein, which yields MAIEATKDNLKALTAEGTVVVDFWAPWCGPCKVLDPMLTALEQELPALKVVRYNVEKDHTLPSTMGIMSVPTLVIYQQGEAREKVTGVYPKDKLKRYFEQKLEA from the coding sequence ATGGCAATTGAGGCAACGAAAGATAACTTGAAGGCATTGACAGCTGAAGGCACGGTTGTCGTTGATTTTTGGGCACCGTGGTGCGGCCCTTGTAAAGTGCTTGATCCGATGTTAACGGCCCTAGAGCAAGAACTGCCAGCGCTTAAAGTGGTTCGTTATAATGTTGAAAAAGATCATACGTTGCCGAGCACTATGGGCATTATGTCAGTACCCACCTTAGTCATTTATCAGCAAGGAGAGGCGCGCGAAAAAGTGACAGGTGTTTACCCTAAAGACAAACTTAAACGGTATTTTGAACAGAAACTTGAGGCGTAG
- a CDS encoding ABC transporter substrate-binding protein, whose product MKKQIVKAIMSAGVIAASMLALAGCATKSATSKGNTAGNTIKIGVNMELSGAVAGYGEQQKQGIELAVKQINAAGGIKVGNTKKKITAIYRDNKSSTSGAASVATQLANTDKVVAIVGPATTNDGTASIPNVTKAAVPMVSPSATDPNFTLQKNGSVQPYVFRACFNNDFQGDHAAIFANDTLKAKNVAIIADNSTDYGTGLAKAFKKKFKGNIVTTQYYQSGDKDFNAMLTAIKSKKIDAIYAPGYYSELGLVIKQARQSGIKVPFIGADGMADPKLAQIAGAANATDIYYTTPFSTLSANSSKLVKNFMTSFKKQYQTEAPTFSALAYDSVYMIKQAIEDQKAADSASIAKGLAKIKKMPAVTGTTTIDSHHNPEKPLAVEQLTQGKIAKVYTVK is encoded by the coding sequence ATGAAGAAGCAAATTGTCAAAGCAATTATGAGCGCTGGCGTCATCGCCGCTTCGATGCTGGCATTGGCAGGCTGTGCGACAAAGAGTGCCACGAGCAAAGGAAATACGGCAGGTAACACGATTAAAATCGGCGTGAACATGGAGTTGTCTGGCGCGGTTGCTGGTTACGGCGAACAGCAGAAACAAGGCATTGAATTGGCCGTGAAACAGATTAACGCTGCAGGTGGTATTAAGGTCGGAAATACTAAGAAAAAAATAACGGCCATCTATCGTGACAACAAATCGTCAACGAGCGGCGCGGCTTCAGTAGCTACACAGCTGGCGAATACTGACAAAGTGGTTGCGATCGTTGGACCGGCGACAACCAATGACGGAACAGCCTCTATTCCAAACGTGACCAAGGCGGCCGTACCAATGGTGAGTCCCAGTGCTACGGATCCAAACTTTACACTTCAGAAAAATGGCAGCGTGCAGCCTTACGTTTTCCGTGCTTGCTTCAATAACGATTTTCAAGGAGACCATGCGGCGATATTTGCCAACGATACCTTGAAGGCCAAAAACGTGGCGATTATTGCTGACAACTCGACTGATTACGGAACCGGGTTGGCTAAGGCATTCAAGAAGAAGTTTAAAGGTAATATCGTGACGACTCAGTATTATCAATCAGGTGATAAAGATTTCAATGCTATGCTGACAGCGATCAAAAGCAAGAAAATTGATGCCATCTATGCACCGGGCTATTATTCAGAATTAGGCCTCGTCATCAAGCAAGCGCGGCAGTCAGGCATCAAGGTACCGTTTATTGGTGCAGATGGCATGGCCGATCCTAAGTTGGCACAAATCGCCGGCGCTGCGAATGCAACTGATATTTATTACACCACGCCATTTTCGACGCTGAGTGCTAACAGCAGCAAGCTGGTGAAGAACTTTATGACCAGCTTTAAGAAGCAGTATCAAACAGAAGCACCAACGTTCTCAGCACTTGCCTACGATTCGGTTTACATGATCAAGCAAGCGATTGAAGATCAGAAGGCTGCTGATTCAGCCAGCATTGCCAAGGGCTTGGCCAAGATCAAAAAAATGCCTGCTGTGACAGGCACCACGACCATTGATAGTCACCATAATCCTGAGAAGCCGCTGGCGGTTGAGCAACTGACACAAGGCAAAATTGCCAAAGTCTATACCGTTAAGTAA
- a CDS encoding threonine/serine exporter family protein, with protein sequence MQWWFALLVQLLFSYLATVAFAIIINVPRKALNLAGWAGMMGWLAYWLLMEVGSGRMMANLVGAFVIGLCGIFFARYKKMPVIIFNIPGFVPLVPGAVAYQAVRATVLGDLDGALQYVSRVVMIAGAIAVGFMLAQLLSEVLYKRAVLKPKK encoded by the coding sequence TTGCAGTGGTGGTTTGCTTTACTAGTTCAACTTTTGTTCAGTTATTTGGCAACGGTCGCTTTTGCTATCATTATCAACGTGCCGCGCAAGGCGTTAAATTTGGCTGGTTGGGCCGGGATGATGGGCTGGTTGGCCTACTGGTTGTTGATGGAAGTCGGTAGTGGCCGGATGATGGCCAATTTAGTCGGAGCTTTTGTCATTGGCTTGTGTGGTATCTTTTTTGCGCGCTATAAGAAAATGCCGGTCATCATTTTCAACATCCCGGGATTTGTACCTTTGGTGCCAGGCGCTGTTGCTTACCAAGCAGTACGAGCAACTGTCTTAGGCGATCTGGACGGGGCCTTGCAGTATGTCAGTCGGGTGGTCATGATCGCTGGTGCCATTGCTGTCGGCTTTATGTTGGCCCAGCTGTTATCAGAAGTGTTGTATAAACGAGCTGTTTTAAAACCGAAAAAGTGA
- a CDS encoding threonine/serine exporter family protein, with amino-acid sequence MTHSVERQDTAIQNQVLATCLLAGRIMIEGGSEMYRVEDTMRRIAVNAGEPQTLVFTTPTGIFASIENQPYIQERPISKRSIDMEKVTRVNQLSRSFAADQIDLDELHAALIKLDQNTPFFPIWLQVVSAAVVSMTLMVLFAQQYDWLDMPLAAAVGALGFLVDIKVNAVTNIRFISELLGALVVGLTAWLGVRLGLGHNLDFIIIGAIMPLVPGVAITNSIRDMLAGHLLSGMARGMEAILSACAIGVGIAMIFRFF; translated from the coding sequence ATGACACATTCAGTTGAGCGTCAGGATACAGCAATCCAAAATCAAGTATTGGCAACATGCTTGCTTGCTGGACGCATTATGATTGAAGGCGGTTCGGAAATGTATCGTGTTGAAGATACGATGCGACGAATTGCTGTGAATGCCGGTGAGCCACAAACGTTGGTGTTTACGACGCCAACCGGTATATTTGCTAGCATCGAAAATCAGCCGTATATTCAGGAGCGGCCGATTAGCAAACGATCGATTGATATGGAAAAAGTGACGCGCGTGAATCAACTCTCTCGTTCGTTTGCGGCTGATCAGATTGATCTAGATGAATTGCACGCGGCATTGATCAAACTGGATCAGAACACCCCTTTTTTCCCGATTTGGTTGCAGGTGGTGAGCGCGGCAGTTGTCAGCATGACACTCATGGTGTTATTTGCTCAACAGTATGACTGGCTTGATATGCCTTTGGCAGCTGCGGTCGGTGCATTGGGCTTTCTAGTTGATATCAAAGTGAATGCAGTGACCAACATTCGGTTTATTAGTGAATTACTGGGCGCATTGGTCGTTGGCTTAACTGCGTGGCTTGGGGTCCGGTTAGGCCTAGGACACAACCTGGACTTTATTATTATTGGAGCGATTATGCCGCTTGTACCGGGGGTAGCGATTACCAATTCGATTCGCGATATGCTGGCAGGACATTTGCTGTCCGGTATGGCCCGCGGGATGGAAGCCATTTTGAGCGCTTGTGCCATCGGTGTTGGTATTGCTATGATCTTCCGGTTCTTCTAA